CTTCCGGGAGATGGTGAGGTTCTGGAGCATGGTTCTCTTTCGGAATGACGGAAGAAGGCGCTGGCGGGCGGAGCGTCAGCTCACGGCGGCGCGCTGACGGATGGCGGTGCGCAGCAGCGTGGGCACGTCCAGGACGAGCCCCACGCGGCCGCTGCCGAGGATGGTGGAGCCGGACACGCCGGGCAGGTGGCGGAAGAGCCGGCCCAGGGGCTTGAGGACGCACTGGCCCTCGCCGAAGAGCGAGTCCACCACCAGGCCCGCGCGGCTGCCCCCGTGGCCCAGCACCACGACGCTCTCCCGGCCCGCCGCGGGACCCTGCACGCCCAGCATCTCGCGCAGCCGCAGATAGGGCAGCGCCCGGCCCCGCAGGTTCAACACACCGCCCCGGGCTGCCCGGTGCGCTCCACCGGCAGCTCCAGACACTCGCGCACCGACTCCAGCGGCAGCACGTACGTCTCCTCGCCCACGCCCACCGAGAAGCCCTGGATGGTGGCCAGCGTCAGCGGCACCCGCAGCGTCACCGTGGTGCCCCGCCCCTCCTGGCTGCGCAGCGTCACCAGGCCCCGCAGCGCCTCCACGCTCCGGCGCACCACGTCCATGCCCACCCCGCGCCCGGACACCTCCGTCACCGCCTCCGCCGTGCTCAGCCCCGGCAGGAAGACGAGCTCCTCCAGCTCCTCCACCGTCATCCGCTCGGGCTCCATCCCCAGCCCGCGCGCCTTCTCCCTCAGCCGGTCGTAGCGCAGGCCCCGGCCGTCATCGCTCAGCTCCACCACCAGCGAGCCCGGCTCGTGGAAGGCCCTCAGCACCAGCGTGCCGCACGCCTCCTTCCCCGCCGCCTTGCGCTCCTCCGGTGTCTCCAGCCCGTGGTCCACCGCG
The sequence above is drawn from the Archangium gephyra genome and encodes:
- a CDS encoding chemotaxis protein CheW; translated protein: MNLRGRALPYLRLREMLGVQGPAAGRESVVVLGHGGSRAGLVVDSLFGEGQCVLKPLGRLFRHLPGVSGSTILGSGRVGLVLDVPTLLRTAIRQRAAVS